A window from Setaria italica strain Yugu1 chromosome VIII, Setaria_italica_v2.0, whole genome shotgun sequence encodes these proteins:
- the LOC101783882 gene encoding uncharacterized protein LOC101783882 produces MEATALSVGKSVLNGALGYAKSAFAEEVALQLGIQRDHAFVSDELEMMQSFLMEAHEERGDNKVVKTWVKQVRDTAYDVEDSLQDFAVRVERPSWWRFPRTLLERRRVAKKMKELRAKVEDVSQRNVRYRLIKGSGSKATAATEQSSIIAAAIFGVDDARRAAKEESQRVDLVQLINREDDDLRVIAVWGTGGDIGQTSIIRAAYKNPDTQSKFPSRAWVRVTHPFSSKGFVQSLVNQFLAVEGFKDILDIEKTAHNLVQEFDGYVQEKRFLIVLTDLCTIEEWDQIEKCLPNNNKGSRIIVSTTQVEVASLCAGQDSQASELKQLSADHTLYAFYDKGSQNEMVSMDPVSNSDVATTSTNTQTVAPSEITENQCKDVDETKVDKKSLTRIRTGVGSLEESQLIGREKEISKITGLISNKASQQSQVISVWGMGGLGKTTLANGIYQSPKLSDMFEKHAFVTIIRPFNPADLLRSLVGRLQEESSKKEELLNNRPSKTESLAMMEVEALTKELKRLLEKKSCLIVLDDLSSIEEWDHIIQGFSWMQKTTRLIVTTREESIAKYCSGKYGIVHNLEVLKEEDALNLFSLKVFGKAADFVKQNPEFVEEANQNLKKYGGFPLVKATDLIKKNPELFEETKKILKKCGGLPLAIVTIGGYLASRPKTRAEWRKLNENISAELEMNPELGMIRTVLRTSYDGLPYELKSCFLYLSIFPEDHIISQRRLVHRWTVEGYSHERCGKSANEMAENYFTQLKYRSMILPFQQSIRSRKSIDSCKVHDLIRDIAISKSMEENLVFRLEEGCGLSTHGAIRHLAISSNWKGDQSELERIVDLSRLRSLTVFGEFRPFYISDKMRLLRVLDLEDIDDLKYHQLDHIWKLVHLKYLSLRGCFRIDLLPESLGNLRQLQVLDVRGTRVRALPKTIIKLRKLQYIHAGRRTDYVTEAKDSLTRRCLWGAGQCATCCVPLLGDIHGPLHKALTRRDACTFACCVKFPAVMMGVDEERSVTVPGGTRKLKELHTLREVNVGRGNAVLQDIKMLTGLRKLGVTGINRKNGPAFRAAVSNLSRLESLSVRSAGKRGLRGCLDGISSPPENLQSLKLYGNLETLPEWIKELPHLVKLKLARTRLLEHDAAMEFLGNLAKLEILVLSWHWSLLQGEELDFKPSQAGIAFGSLRVLSFGVISKVKSVKFEQGAMPKLEWLQVTGVANNEICFSGLDILQSINEVQLDVYMYWRGEIITINEEDRRKKGELKKKIQEQLARNPNQPIVRVVD; encoded by the exons ATGGAGGCGACGGCGCTGAGTGTGGGCAAGTCCGTGCTGAATGGAGCGCTCGGCTACGCGAAATCTGCCTTTGCAGAGGAGGTAGCCTTGCAGCTCGGTATCCAGCGAGATCATGCGTTCGTCTCGGATGAGCTTGAGATGATGCAGTCTTTCCTGATGGAGGCACACGAGGAGCGAGGCGACAACAAGGTGGTGAAGACCTGGGTGAAGCAGGTCCGTGACACGGCCTATGACGTCGAGGACAGTCTCCAAGATTTTGCTGTCCGTGTGGAGAGGCCATCTTGGTGGCGATTCCCTCGCACGCTGCTCGAGCGGCGCCGTGTGGCCAAGAAGATGAAGGAGCTCAGGGCCAAGGTTGAGGATGTGAGCCAGAGGAATGTACGGTACCGCCTCATCAAGGGCTCCGGATCCAAGGCCACAGCTGCCACTGAGCAATCAAGCATCATTGCTGCAGCCATATTCGGTGTTGATGATGCAAGGCGTGCCGCAAAGGAGGAGAGTCAGAGAGTGGATCTCGTCCAACTGATCAACAGGGAGGATGATGACCTTAGAGTCATTGCGGTGTGGGGAACAGGTGGAGATATCGGCCAAACGTCCATCATCAGGGCGGCTTACAAGAATCCAGACACCCAAAGCAAATTTCCCAGCCGAGCATGGGTGAGGGTGACTCATCCATTCAGTTCAAAAGGCTTTGTCCAGAGCTTAGTGAACCAATTTCTTGCAGTGGAAGGATTTAAAGATATATTGGACATAGAGAAAACCGCGCACAATTTAGTTCAGGAGTTCGATGGATATGTGCAGGAGAAGAGGTTTCTCATTGTACTTACTGACCTCTGCACCATTGAAGAGTGGGACCAGATCGAAAAATGCCTgccaaacaacaacaaaggaagCCGAATCATAGTGTCAACAACACAAGTTGAAGTTGCAAGCTTATGTGCAGGGCAAGATAGCCAAGCCTCAGAGCTAAAGCAATTGTCTGCTGATCACACGCTTTATGCATTCTATGACAAG GGTTCTCAAAACGAAATGGTTTCTATGGATCCAGTATCTAACTCAGATGTGGCCACTACCAGTACAAATACCCAAACAGTGGCCCCTAGTGAGATAACAGAGAATCAGTGTAAGGATGTTGATGAAACAAAGGTGGACAAAAAGAGCCTCACTCGCATCAGAACGGGTGTTGGTTCTTTGGAGGAATCTCAACTGATTGGGCGAGAGAAAGAAATATCCAAAATTACAGGATTAATCTCAAACAAGGCTAGCCAACAGAGTCAGGTGATCTCTGTTTGGGGAATGGGTGGTCTTGGAAAAACCACTCTAGCCAATGGCATTTATCAAAGCCCAAAGTTAAGTGACATGTTTGAGAAGCATGCTTTTGTCACAATCATACGTCCTTTCAATCCTGCAGATCTACTTAGAAGTTTAGTCGGGCGATTACAAGAAGAGTCTTCTAAGAAGGAAGAACTGTTGAACAATAGACCCAGCAAGACCGAATCATTAGCAATGATGGAGGTTGAAGCCTTGACTAAAGAGTTGAAAAGGCTTTTAGAAAAGAAGAGCTGCTTGATTGTTCTGGACGATCTGTCATCCATTGAAGAATGGGACCATATAATACAAGGGTTTTCTTGGATGCAAAAAACAACCCGACTAATTGTGACTACAAGGGAGGAAAGCATTGCAAAGTATTGTTCCGGGAAATATGGAATAGTACACAACCTTGAAGTTCTAAAAGAAGAGGACGCACTTAACCTCTTCAGCTTAAAG GTATTTGGGAAGGCTGCAGATTTTGTTAAGCAGAATCCAGAGTTTGTTGAAGAAGCAAACCAAAACTTGAAGAAGTATGGTGGATTTCCCCTTGTGAAGGCAACAGATTTGATTAAGAAGAATCCCGAATTgtttgaagaaacaaaaaaaatcctaaaaaagTGTGGTGGACTTCCCCTTGCAATAGTTACAATAGGTGGCTACTTGGCAAGCCGGCCAAAGACTAGAGCTGAGTGGAGAAAGTTGAATGAAAATATCAGTGCTGAGTTAGAGATGAATCCAGAGCTTGGGATGATAAGAACCGTCCTTCGGACAAGTTATGATGGTTTACCCTATGAACTCAAGTCATGTTTCTTATATCTCTCCATTTTTCCTGAGGACCACATCATTAGCCAGAGGCGTTTGGTGCATCGATGGACAGTAGAAGGGTACTCACACGAGAGGTGTGGCAAGTCTGCCAATGAAATGGCTGAAAATTACTTTACACAACTCAAATACAGAAGCATGATTTTACCATTTCAACAATCAATTCGCAGTAGAAAATCAATTGACTCTTGCAAAGTCCATGATCTCATCCGTGACATTGCCATCTCAAAGTCAATGGAGGAAAACCTTGTTTTTAGACTGGAGGAAGGATGTGGCTTGAGTACCCATGGCGCAATTCGTCATCTTGCAATAAGCAGCAACTGGAAAGGAGATCAGAGTGAGTTAGAGAGAATAGTTGATCTGTCACGATTACGATCACTAACCGTGTTCGGAGAATTCAGACCATTTTACATTTCTGACAAGATGAGACTTCTACGAGTGCTCGACTTAGAAGATATAGATGATCTAAAATACCATCAGCTTGATCATATTTGGAAGCTTGTTCACCTAAAATACCTTTCTCTACGAGGATGTTTTCGTATTGATCTACTGCCAGAATCATTGGGCAACCTGAGACAGCTCCAAGTGCTAGACGTCAGAGGTACACGGGTAAGGGCTCTgcccaaaaccatcatcaagctTCGGAAGCTACAGTACATCCACGCTGGTCGGAGAACAGATTATGTAACAGAGGCGAAGGACAGTTTAACGAGAAGGTGTCTTTGGGGGGCGGGTCAATGTGCAACATGTTGCGTACCACTTCTTGGGGACATTCATGGCCCTCTCCATAAGGCCCTTACAAGGCGTGATGCATGCACTTTCGCTTGCTGCGTGAAATTCCCTGCTGTCATGATGGGGGTTGATGAAGAAAGAAGCGTTACGGTGCCAGGGGGGACCAGAAAACTGAAAGAGTTGCACACATTGAGGGAAGTGAATGTTGGAAGGGGAAATGCCGTTCTACAGGACATCAAAATGCTCACTGGATTGCGCAAGTTAGGAGTCACCGGCATCAACAGGAAGAATGGCCCGGCTTTTCGTGCCGCTGTTTCCAATCTCAGCAGGCTGGAATCGCTGTCGGTGCGTTCAGCAGGGAAGCGAGGTTTGCGTGGCTGCTTGGATGGAATATCCTCCCCTCCGGAAAACTTGCAGAGCCTCAAGCTCTACGGCAATCTGGAAACGTTGCCGGAATGGATCAAGGAGCTCCCGCATCTCGTGAAGTTGAAACTAGCGAGGACAAGGCTATTGGAGCACGATGCTGCTATGGAATTCCTTGGGAACCTAGCGAAGCTGGAAATTCTAGTTCTGTCTTGGCACTGGTCATTGCTTCAGGGTGAAGAACTTGATTTCAAACCATCGCAGGCTGGAATAGCTTTTGGAAGCCTCAGGGTGCTCAGTTTTGGAGTAATAAGCAAGGTCAAATCGGTAAAGTTTGAGCAAGGAGCAATGCCCAAACTTGAGTGGCTGCAGGTCACAGGGGTTGCAAATAATGAGATTTGCTTTTCTGGGCTAGATATTCTCCAAAGCATCAACGAAGTCCAGCTCGATGTTTACATGTACTGGCGTGGAGAAATAATAACCATCAACGAGGAAGATAGGCGCAAGAAAGGTGAACTGAAGAAGAAAATCCAGGAACAGCTTGCTCGGAATCCAAACCAACCCATTGTGAGGGTGGTGGACTGA
- the LOC101767548 gene encoding putative disease resistance RPP13-like protein 3, which produces MEATALSVGKSVLNGALGYAKSAFAEEVALQLGIQRDHAFVSDELEMMQSFMMEAHEERNDNKVVKIWVKQVRDTAYDVEDSLQDFAVRVERPSWWRFPRTLLERRRVAKKMKELRAKVEDVSQRNVRYRLIKGSGSKATAATVQSSIIAAAIFGVDDARRAAKENQRVDLVQLINKEDDDLRVIAVWGTGGDIGQTSIIRAAYKNPDTQRKFPSRAWVRVTHPFSSEGFVRSLVNQFLAVEGFKDILDTEKTAHDLVQEFDGYVKEKRFLIVLTDLCTIEEWDQIEKCLPNNNKGSRIIVSTTQVEVASLCAGQDSQASELKQLSADHTLYAFYDKGSQNEMVSMDPVSNSDVATTSTNAQTVAPSEITENQCKDVDEMKVDKKSLTRIRTGVGSFEESQLIGREKEISKIIGLISNKASQQSQVISVWGMGGLGKTTLANGIYQSPKLSDMFEKHAFVTIMRPFNPADLLRSLVGRLQEESSKKEELLNNRPSKTESLAMMGVEALTKELKRLLEKKSCLIVLDDLSSIEEWDHIIQGFSWMEKTTRIIVTTREESIAKHCSGKYGIVHNLEVLKEEDALNLFSLKVFGKAADFVKQNPEFVEEANQNLKEYGGLPLVKATDLIMKNPELFEETKKILKKCGGLPLAIVTIGGYLASRPKTRAEWRKLNENISAELEMNPELGMIRTVLQTSYDGLPYELKSCFLYLSIFPEDHIISQRRLVRRWTAEGYSHERRGKSANEMAENYFTELKYRSMILPVQKSVCSRKSIDSCKVHDLIREIAISKSMEENLVFRLEEGCGLSTHGAIRHLAISSNWKGDQSELERIVDLSRLRSLTIFGGFRPFYISDKMRLLRVLDLEGIWLEYHQLDHIWKLLHLKYLSLRGCIGIDLLPDSLGNLRQLQVLDVRGTNVMALPKTIIKLRKLQYIHAGWKISYVIEEKDSLTRRCLWGAGQCATCCVPVLGDIDGPLHKALTRRDACTFACCVRFPAVMMGFVEESGAMVPRGTRKLKELHTLREVNVGRGNAVLQDIKMLTGLRKLGVTGINRKNGPVFRAAISKLSRLESLSVSSSGKPGLHGCLDAISPPPENLQSLKLYGNTETLPQWIKLLPHLVKLKLVSTRLLEHDDAMEFLGKLSKLEILSLSRQSFQGEELRFRSQQTGRAFGSLRVLMLTNIRYIKSVKFEEGIMPKLERLQVRGVVNNEIGFSGLDILQSINEVQLSVYIPWDKERIIAAKDPKTREKIEEEERQEQRRKKGELKKKVQEQLARNRNEPILTFDNIYLG; this is translated from the exons ATGGAGGCGACGGCGCTGAGTGTGGGCAAGTCCGTGCTGAATGGAGCACTCGGCTACGCGAAATCTGCCTTCGCAGAGGAGGTAGCCTTGCAGCTCGGTATCCAGCGTGATCATGCGTTCGTCTCGGATGAGCTTGAGATGATGCAGTCTTTCATGATGGAGGCACACGAGGAGCGAAACGACAACAAAGTGGTGAAGATCTGGGTGAAGCAGGTCCGTGACACGGCCTATGACGTTGAGGACAGTCTCCAAGATTTTGCTGTCCGTGTGGAGAGGCCATCTTGGTGGCGATTCCCTCGCACGCTGCTCGAGCGGCGCCGTGTGGCCAAGAAGATGAAGGAGCTCAGGGCCAAGGTTGAGGATGTGAGCCAGAGGAATGTGCGGTACCGCCTCATCAAGGGCTCTGGATCCAAGGCCACAGCTGCCACTGTGCAATCAAGCATCATTGCTGCAGCCATATTCGGTGTTGATGATGCAAGGCGTGCCGCAAAGGAGAATCAGAGAGTGGATCTCGTCCAACTGATCAACAAGGAGGATGATGACCTTAGAGTCATTGCGGTGTGGGGAACAGGTGGTGATATCGGCCAAACATCCATCATCAGGGCGGCTTACAAGAATCCAGACACCCAAAGAAAATTTCCCAGCCGAGCATGGGTGAGGGTGACTCATCCATTCAGTTCAGAAGGCTTTGTCCGGAGCTTAGTGAACCAATTTCTTGCAGTGGAAGGATTTAAAGATATATTAGACACAGAGAAGACCGCGCACGATTTAGTTCAGGAGTTCGATGGATATGTGAAGGAGAAGAGGTTTCTCATTGTGCTTACTGACCTCTGCACCATTGAAGAGTGGGACCAGATCGAAAAATGCCTgccaaacaacaacaaaggaagCCGAATCATAGTGTCAACAACACAAGTTGAAGTTGCAAGCTTATGTGCAGGGCAAGATAGCCAAGCCTCAGAGCTAAAGCAATTGTCTGCTGATCACACGCTTTATGCATTCTATGACAAG GGTTCTCAAAATGAAATGGTTTCTATGGATCCAGTATCTAACTCAGATGTGGCCACCACTAGTACAAATGCCCAAACAGTGGCCCCTAGTGAGATAACAGAGAATCAGTGTAAGGATGTTGATGAAATGAAGGTGGACAAAAAGAGCCTCACTCGCATCAGAACGGGTGTTGGTTCTTTTGAGGAATCTCAACTGATTGGGCGAGAGAAAGAAATATCCAAAATTATAGGATTAATCTCAAACAAGGCTAGCCAACAGAGTCAGGTGATCTCTGTTTGGGGAATGGGTGGTCTTGGAAAAACCACTCTAGCCAATGGCATTTATCAAAGCCCAAAGTTAAGTGACATGTTTGAGAAGCATGCTTTTGTCACAATCATGCGTCCTTTCAATCCTGCAGATCTACTTAGAAGTTTAGTCGGGCGATTACAAGAAGAGTCTTCTAAGAAGGAAGAACTGTTGAACAATAGACCTAGCAAGACCGAATCATTAGCAATGATGGGGGTTGAAGCCTTGACTAAAGAGTTGAAAAGGCTTTTAGAAAAGAAGAGCTGCTTGATTGTTCTGGACGATCTGTCATCCATTGAAGAATGGGACCATATAATACAAGGGTTTTCTTGGATGGAAAAAACAACCCGAATAATTGTGACTACAAGGGAGGAAAGCATTGCAAAGCATTGTTCCGGGAAATATGGAATAGTACACAACCTTGAAGTTCTAAAAGAAGAGGATGCACTTAACCTCTTCAGCTTAAAG GTATTTGGGAAGGCTGCAGATTTTGTTAAGCAGAATCCAGAGTTTGTTGAAGAAGCAAACCAAAACTTGAAGGAGTATGGTGGACTTCCCCTTGTGAAGGCAACAGATTTGATTATGAAGAATCCCGAGTTgtttgaagaaacaaaaaaaatcctaaaaaagTGTGGTGGACTTCCCCTTGCAATAGTTACAATAGGTGGCTACTTGGCAAGCCGGCCAAAGACTAGAGCTGAGTGGAGAAAGTTGAATGAAAATATCAGTGCTGAGTTAGAGATGAATCCAGAGCTTGGGATGATAAGAACCGTCCTTCAGACAAGTTATGATGGTTTACCCTATGAACTCAAGTCATGTTTCTTATATCTATCCATTTTTCCTGAGGACCACATCATTAGCCAGAGGCGTTTGGTGCGTCGATGGACAGCAGAAGGGTACTCACACGAGAGGCGTGGCAAGTCTGCCAATGAAATGGCTGAAAATTACTTCACAGAACTCAAATACAGAAGCATGATTTTACCAGTTCAAAAATCAGTTTGTAGTAGAAAATCAATTGACTCTTGCAAAGTCCATGATCTCATCCGTGAGATTGCCATCTCAAAGTCAATGGAGGAAAACCTTGTTTTTAGACTGGAGGAAGGATGTGGCTTGAGTACCCATGGCGCAATTCGTCATCTTGCAATAAGCAGCAACTGGAAAGGAGATCAGAGTGAGTTAGAGAGAATAGTTGATCTGTCACGATTACGATCACTAACCATATTTGGAGGATTTAGACCATTTTACATTTCTGACAAGATGAGGCTTCTACGAGTGCTCGACTTAGAAGGCATATGGCTAGAATACCATCAGCTTGATCATATTTGGAAGCTTCTTCACCTAAAATACCTTTCTCTACGAGGATGTATTGGTATTGATCTACTGCCAGATTCATTGGGCAACCTGAGACAGCTCCAAGTGCTAGACGTCAGAGGTACAAATGTAATGGCTCTgcccaaaaccatcatcaagctTCGGAAGCTACAGTACATCCATGCTGGTTGGAAAATAAGTTATGTAATAGAGGAAAAGGACAGTTTAACCAGGAGATGTCTTTGGGGGGCGGGTCAATGTGCAACATGTTGCGTACCTGTTCTTGGGGACATTGATGGCCCTCTCCATAAGGCCCTTACAAGGCGTGATGCATGCACTTTCGCTTGCTGCGTGCGATTCCCTGCTGTCATGATGGGGTTTGTTGAAGAAAGTGGCGCTATGGTGCCAAGGGGGACAAGAAAACTGAAAGAGTTGCACACATTGCGGGAAGTGAATGTCGGAAGGGGAAATGCCGTTCTACAGGACATCAAAATGCTCACGGGGTTGCGCAAGTTAGGAGTCACCGGCATCAACAGGAAGAATGGCCCAGTTTTTCGCGCTGCCATTTCCAAGCTCAGCAGGCTGGAATCACTATCTGTGAGTTCGTCAGGGAAGCCAGGTTTGCATGGCTGCTTGGATGCTATATCCCCGCCTCCAGAAAACCTGCAGAGCCTCAAGCTCTATGGGAATACGGAAACGTTGCCGCAATGGATCAAGCTGCTCCCGCATCTAGTGAAGTTGAAACTAGTGAGCACCAGGCTATTGGAGCACGATGATGCTATGGAATTCCTTGGGAAACTGTCAAAGCTGGAAATTCTAAGCTTGTCTCGTCAATCGTTTCAGGGTGAAGAACTTCGTTTCCGATCTCAGCAGACTGGAAGAGCTTTCGGAAGCCTCAGGGTGCTCATGCTTACAAACATACGGTACATCAAATCGGTAAAGTTTGAAGAAGGAATAATGCCCAAACTTGAGCGGCTGCAGGTCAGAGGGGTAGTAAATAATGAGATTGGATTTTCTGGGCTAGATATTCTCCAAAGCATCAACGAGGTCCAGCTCAGTGTTTACATTCCCTGGGATAAAGAAAGGATAATAGCTGCTAAAGATCCTAAGACCAGGGAAAagatagaggaggaagaaagacaGGAACAAAGGCGCAAGAAAGGTGAACTGAAGAAGAAAGTCCAGGAACAGCTTGCTCGGAATAGAAACGAACCAATTCTAACGTTTGACAATATATACCTGGggtag